Proteins encoded within one genomic window of Cumulibacter manganitolerans:
- a CDS encoding MazG family protein: MTERGLARAVRVMDRLRSPGGCPWDAQQTHRSLAKYLLEEAYEAVDAIGGSDPEHLKEELGDVLLQVLFHARIAQESADGFDIDDVADALSDKLERRHPHVFGDTQVSGADEVDANWEQIKAAEQQRTGTYEGLVWGAPSLAVAAAALRRAARAGEDLQVARDGAEGEVAADLLAVVRRAGELGVDAETALRGALRAATATSASNPTARA, from the coding sequence GCCCGCGCCGTGCGGGTGATGGACCGGCTCCGCTCGCCGGGAGGCTGCCCCTGGGATGCGCAGCAGACGCACCGCTCGCTGGCCAAGTACCTCCTCGAGGAGGCGTACGAGGCGGTCGACGCGATCGGCGGCAGCGATCCCGAGCACCTGAAGGAGGAGCTCGGCGACGTCCTGCTGCAGGTGCTCTTCCACGCCCGGATCGCGCAGGAGTCGGCGGACGGCTTCGACATCGACGACGTGGCGGACGCGCTGAGCGACAAGCTCGAGCGGCGCCACCCGCACGTCTTCGGTGACACGCAGGTCAGCGGGGCCGACGAGGTCGACGCCAACTGGGAGCAGATCAAGGCCGCCGAGCAGCAGCGCACCGGCACCTACGAGGGCCTGGTCTGGGGCGCCCCGTCGCTCGCCGTCGCTGCCGCGGCCCTGCGCCGGGCCGCCCGCGCCGGGGAAGACCTGCAGGTCGCGCGGGACGGCGCCGAGGGCGAGGTCGCGGCCGACCTGCTGGCGGTCGTGCGCCGCGCGGGCGAGCTCGGGGTGGACGCCGAGACGGCGCTGCGCGGGGCGCTGCGTGCCGCGACCGCGACGTCCGCGAGCAACCCCACAGCGCGCGCCTAG